Part of the Vicinamibacterales bacterium genome is shown below.
GGAACAACAACCAGCTCGGGATCATCCTGCAGGCGAACAGCGGGCTGCCGTTCAACATCCGTTCGACGCTGGACCTGAACGGCGACGGCGTGCTCAACGATCGTCCGCTCGGCCTCGAGCGCAACGCCGGCCGGCTCGGACGCGTGATCAACCTGGACCTGCGCTACTCGCGCTTCATCCCGGTCGTCGCCGGCCAGCGCGCGGAGCTGTTCTTCGAGGCCAAGAACCTGTTCAACGCCGAGAACGTCTCGGGCGTCAACCGGGTGATCCGCACCGACGCCCTCGGCAACCCGGAGTCTCCGCTGCTCCTCGACGGCCGCGACTATCCCGACGCCGGCAAGAGCGGCTACGACCAGCGCACGATGCAGATCGGGATCAAGTACATCTGGTGATCGGGTGATCGGGTGATCGGGTGATCGGGTGGTCGGGTGGTCGGGTGATCGGGTGGTCGGGTGATCGGGTGATCGGGTGATCGGCCCTCACTCGATCGCCCGATGACGATAGAATTCCACTGTGCGGTTTTCCCCCGAATACGTTCGCATCGTCCTCAACGAGAACTTCGAAGACGCCAAGGCCCAGTTCCTCGATCCGTTGATGGCGATCAACTACGCGCATCTGGTGATGCTCGCCGAGCAGGGCATCGTCACCCGCGCCGACGCGGGGGCGATCCGCCGGTCGCTCGACGCGATTGACGTCGACGCGGTCCGCGGGATCAGCTACGACGGGTCGTACGAGGATCTCTTCTTCTACGTCGATCGGCTCGTCTCCCGCGGCTGCGGCGACGATGCGTCCGGGCGGCTCCACACCGCGCGCTCGCGCAACGACATCGACATGACGATGTACCGGATGCAGCAGCGGCGATGGATTCTCGGCGTGATCGAGAGCACGCTGGCGCTGCGCCGGGCGCTGATGCCGCTCGCCGAGCGCTATCGCGACGCGGTGTTCGCGGCGCATACGCATACGCAGCCGGCGCAGCCGACGACGATGGCGCACTACCTGCAGGCGGTCATCGAGCAGCTGGAGCGCGACACCGTGCGGCTGCAGGCGGCGTATCGCAGTACCAATCAGAATCCGCTCGGCGCCTGCGCGATTACCGGCACCGGGTTCCCGATCGATCGGGCGCGCACCACCGAGCTGCTCGGGTTCGACGCCCCGACGGTGAACACCTACGGCAGCATCGCGACCGTCGACTACCTGCTCGAGAGCGTCAGCGCCACGTCGGTCCTGCTCGTCGGCCTCGGCCGCGTCGTCCAGGATCTGCTGCTGTGGTGCACGATGGAGTTCGGCTACCTGCGGCTCGCCGACGGCTTCGTGCAGGGGAGCAGCATCATGCCGCAGAAGCGGAACCCGGTGGCGCTGGAGCATGCCCGCGCGATCGGCAGCAAGGCGGTGGGGCAGGCGGCGGGGGTGATCGTTGCCGCGCACAACACGCCGTTCGGCGACATCGTCGACACCGAAGACGATCTGCAGCCGCTCGTCGCGCAGATGTTCAAGGACGCGACGCGCGCGATTTCACTGGTCGCGGCGGCGATGGCGGACGCCGAGTTCGACGTGGAGAGGCTCGCGGCGCGGGCCGGCGCGCACTGGATCACGATCACCGAGCTCGCCGACACGCTGGTGCGCGATCACCAGCTGCCGTTCAAGGCGGCCCACGGCGTCGCGGCGCAGCTGATCGCCGGCGCCACCGCGGCGCCGGGGGCGTCGCTCGCCGATGTTCTGCGTGAGGCGTCGACGGCGATCTGCGGGAAAGAGGTGATCTACACCGACGCGCAGCTCGCGGAGATCCTCAGCCCCACGCACTTCGTCGCGATCCGCAAGACCCACGGCGGCCCGTCGCCATCCGAGACCGCGCGGGCGCTGGCAGTGTCGAAGCAGGCGCTGGCGAACGACGAACGGTGGCTCACTGAAGCGAGAGAGCGGCTCTCGACCGCGAGCGGCAAGCTCCGCTCCGCTGCCGCTGCCCTCTAAGCGCCTTCCACACGACCCACGGTTGCTTCGCAGTGAAGGCATGAAGGCACAAAGGCACGAAACCCCAGGTCTTTGGCGTGCCTTTTTGTGCCTTGCTGCGAAGCTGCCGCCGCTCCGTCTACAGCGTCACTAGCCAGTGCTGGCCCATGTCGATCGGCAATTCGTCGAGCAGAATCTCGACCAGGCCGGGGCCGTACTTGTTCAGGAAGTAGACGACGCCGAGCTCGCGTTCCTGCGGGTGGCCGTGGGGGAACGCCTGGGCCTGCGCGCGCTGAAACTGGCGGCGGAGCGTTTCATCGCGTTTCTTGGCGGCGTGAATCACCTTGGAGTGCAGCGACTTCAGCTCGTGCTCCATCCTGCCGAGCGTGGTCCTCGCGGCGCCGGCGAGCGTCGCGTCGAGCGCGGGGAGCGCTTCGATCACGCGCGCCATCGCCTGCTGCATCGCAGCGGCGGCGTCGCGCAGCGACTGCTCGACCGAAGCCGGCAGCTGCCCTTCGAGCAGCCGGTTCAGCGCCGACTCGTCCGGCGTGCGCAGCTCCTCGAACGGGATTCCGTACTTGCCGAGGAATCGCGCCGCGCCGGAATCGAGCAGCGTGGCGGTGGCGCGCGGATACATCAATGGCATCGGGACGCCGAACTGCTCGTAGACGCCGCGCAGCTGGCCGAGATACGCCAGCTCGCTGGGGCCGGCGACGTAACAGATCGTGGGGAACAGCGTGTCCTGCACGACCGGACGCAGCAGCACGTTCGGACTGAAGGCCGACGGACGCGACTTCGCTTCGTTCGCGAGCGCCGCGCTCGAGTGCCTGATCTCGCCGATGTCGAGGTGCTCGCCGTGCCGCCGGATCGAGCGGCGGACCGGGTCGAGGCTGAAGAGCGACACGCTGTCGGGTTGCGGCACGACCTGGGGCTCGTGGCCGCGGGACGCGAGCGTGTCGCCCGCCTGCGCGGCCAGCGCGGCGCTGCGCCCGGGCGCCAGCAGCTCGCGCGCGAACACGTCGGCGACGAGCGGCTTCGCCGCCGGATCCGCCGACTCGAACACCACGAGTCCGTACGGGCCGAGCAGGTGCTCGATCCACGTCGCGAACGCGCAGGCCAGGCCGCGGCCGGGATGCCACGCGTGGCGGATGGCGTCGAGGACGTCGTCGGTGAACTCCGTTTTCTGGAGCACGTCCCCCAACTCTGCGATGGCATGCTCGACGCGGGCGTCCAACTGGAGCTTGGCGACCGGCAGCTCCCCGGCCCCTTCCAGATCCGCCAGCGTCACCCGGCGCGGCTGGAACTCGGCGTCGAGCACCGTACAGCTTCGGACCTCCTCCCAGTCGTGATCCTCGGCTTCGACCCAGAACACGGCGATCGCGGGCACGTTCTGTTCGCGCTCGGTGCGCCGCGCCAGCTGCAGCGCCGTGATCGCTTTCAACAGCGTGTACATCGGGCCGCCGAACACGCCGGCCTGCTGGCCGGTGACGACGGCGACCGATTGCGGATCGGCGAGCCGCGCGGCCGCCTCACGCGAGGCGGGGGGAGCGCTCCGGTGGTCCTGCTGAGCCTGCAGCAGCTCGACCAGGCGGGCACGGTCGCGCGGATGCTGCTGCGCGCGGGCGACCGCCTGGCGCCACGCCGCGGCGTCGAGCGGATTGCCCGCGTAGAGATCCTCTACTTTGGTGAAGTCGTAGGCGTAGTCGCCGGCAAGCCGCCGGATCCAGGGGAACCGGCGTACGTCCACGCCGGTCGCCGCGATGCGGCCGGCTGACGGTGCGGCCGCGGAAGAGGACGGCTCGGCAGACACGGAGTCGTACTCTCTCAGAGCGGTTGGAAACCTGTCAAGGCGGCGCGGCATGTCACGCCGGTAAGGACGCGCGAACACGGACCGGGGATCCCGGAATCCGTGCTACATTCTGACGATCCGCCCGAGGAGTTCGATCCGCTGACCAGAGAGGACCCAAGCGCATTCTCGCCGCCGCCCGCGTTCGGCCCCTTCCGGGTGCTGCATCAGATCGGCATCGGCGCGCTCGGTCCAGTGTTCCGCACCTACGAACCGTCCCGCGATCGGCTCGTCGCGGTCAAGGTCTTCCGCCTCGACATCGTCCCCGAACAGGCGCAGGCGCTGGCGGACGCGCTCGGGCGCGCGACGCAGGCCTCGCTCTTCCATCCCTCGATCGTCGAACCGGTCGCCGCCGGGATGGAAGGCACGCTGGCCTATCGCGCGGACGAGTACGTCGCCGCCGAGTCGCTCGACGTGGCGATGCGCCACTATGCGCCGGCGCCGCTCGACAAGGCGCTGCCGTTCGTCACGCAGCTGGCCGGCGCGATCGACTTCGCCCGGGCGGCGGGCGTCGGCCACGGCGCGCTGCATCCGCGTGACATCTTCGTCACGCCCGACGAAGCGCGCGCCACCGGCTTCGGCGTCGTCGAAGCGCTGGAGCGCGTCGGCATCCGCGCGCCGGTGCGCCGGCCGTACGCGGCGCCGGAACGGATCGACGGCGCCGCCTGGAGCACGCCCGCCGACATCTTTTCACTCGCCGCGATCGCGTTCGAATTGCTGACCGGACGGCGCCCCTCGGGAACCGGCGACAGGATCGGGGCGCTGCCGGAAGGGGCGCACAGCGCCGCGCTGCACGCCGTGCTGGCGCGCGCGATGGACGACGATCCCTCGAAGCGCTTCGCGACCGCACTCGGCTTCGTGTCGGCGCTCGAGGCGGCGGGACGAGGCGAGGGCGTGCCCGCGGCCGCCCCGACGGCCGCGAAAATGGCGCCGCCGCCGGTCGCCGTCCCGGCGCCGGAACCGCCGAAGCCCGCGGCACACGCTGCACCCGTTGCTGTGCCGCCGTCCCCGCCGCCACCCGCGCCCCCGCCCGCCGCCCCGCCGCCGCAGGCGGAGCCGACGGCAGGCGAGTTCGAGATCGAGAAGGACCTCGATCCTGTTCAGCGTGCGCTCGACGATCGTGCCGCCGCCGCGGCGCCGCTGGCGACCTCGGGAGCGTCCGGCACGCTGTTCGGCGGTCACGACGATCGGATCGACGTGCGCGTCCGCGACGAGGAGCCGGAGCGCGGGCTGCATGAATCGCACGGCGAACCGATCGCCGAGGCGCGGTTCGCCGACGAGTTCGTCGAGGAGCAGACGGCGCAGGCAGAGAGCCGCAGGCCGCTGGAGGCGGTGCACGAGACGGTCGCGCCGCTGCCGATTGCGCCGCAGCCGCCGATGTTCGGCGCCGCCGGGGCCGAGCCGGAGATCCTCCGCGAGGATGCGGAACGCTCGCGGCTCCGCATCCTGCCGGTCGCGCTCGGCGTCGTCGTCGGGCTGTTGATGGGATTCGGGATCGGCCACTTCGTCGGCAGCCGCAGTCGCGATGCCGCCATCGTCGCCGAGAACACGGCGACCGCGCCGGTGAATCCGGCGGCGTCGGGCGGCGCGGCGACGCCGCGGCAGCCGGGACAGTACAGCGAACAGAAGGTGTCGCCGCCGGCCTCGACCGCACCGCAGGGATCGACGGCCCCGCCGTCAACCGGCGCGCTGCCGGCGTCGCCGCCGCCGGTTCCCAGCGCGGCGGGCGGTGCCGCCGTGGCGCGCCCGGCGGCGCGACCACCGGCAACGCCGGCGGCCACGCGAGGGCGGCTGGTCGTCAGTTCGACCCCGAACCGCGCCGGCGTGACGCTGAATGGCGACTGGCGCGGGCGGACGCCGTTGACGCTCGACAGCCTGCCGTTCGGCCGCTACGTGATTCGCGTCGTGCTGCCCGGTTACGAAGTGTCGCGCCACGAAGTGACGCTCCACGCGCGCGACGCGGAGCAGGAAGTCCGGGCCCGGCTCGAGCGTCCCGCGGCACCGCCCGCCGCGGCCCGTACCCCGGCGCGGCCGGCGCCGGTGCCGCCCGCCGGCGGGCGCGCCGCGACGCGCCCCGCCAACGCGTTCACCGGATCGCTCTACGTCGATTCGCGCCCGCGCGGCGCCGCGGTGTTTCTCGACGGCCGCAACGTCGGCCAGACGCCGCTGAGCCTGCCCGAGGTGCCGATCGGGGCGCACGTCGTGCGGCTCGAACTGGAAGGGAAGCGCACGTGGACGGCGTCGACGCGCGTCGTCGCGGGGGAGACCGCGCGCGTGACCGGCTCGCTGGAGGATCGCCAGTAGAAGATGAAAGCTACGCTCGCTCTCGAGAACGGCACGTGGTACCAAGGGGATTCCGCCGGCGCCCCGGGTGAAACCGGCGGCGAAGTCGTGTTCAACACGAGCATGACGGGCTATCAGGAGATCCTGACCGACCCGTCGTACGCCGGACAGATCGTCGCGATGACGGCGCCGGAGATCGGCAACTACGGGATCGCCGACCAGGACCCGGAGTCGCGCGGCACGCAGGTCGCCGGCTTCATCGTCCGCGAGGAATCGCCGGTCGCGAGCAACTGGCGCGCCGACGGCACGCTGCGCGACTACCTGGTGCGCAACGACATCGTCGCCGTCTCCGACATCGACACGCGCGCGCTGACCCGCGTGCTGCGATCCGCCGGCGTGATGCGCGGGATCATCGCCACCGGCGACGTCGATCCGCGCGCGCTGGTCGAGCGCGCGCAGACGCTGCCGTCGATGGAAGGATCCGACCTGGTGCTCGGCGTCACCTGCGCCCGCCCGTTCGACTGGGAGCCGGCGACCTCGCCGGCCGACGAGTTCGCGCCGGCGCCGCGCCGGCGCGCGCGCCGCAACCTCCGCGTCGCCGCCTACGACTACGGCATGAAGTGGAACATCCTGCGCCGCTTCACCGCCTACGGGTGCGACGTCCGCGTGTTCCCGGCGACCGCGCCGGCCTCCGAGCTTCTCGCCGCCGGGCCCGACGGCGTGTTTCTCAGCAACGGCCCCGGGGATCCGGCAGTGCTGTCGTACGCGATCGCCAACGCCCGCAAGCTGATCGACGCCGACGTGCCGACCTTCGGCATCTGCCTGGGCCACCAGATCCTGTCGCTGGCGATGGGCGGCGAGACCTACAAGCTGAAGTTCGGCCACCGCGGCGCCAACCACCCGGTGAAAGAGCTGGAGACCGGCAAGGTCGAGATCACCTCGCAGAACCACGGCTTCGCCGTCGATCCTGACTCGCTGCCGCCGGACGTGAAGGTGACCCACCTCAATCTGTACGACGGCACCGTCGAGGGGCTGCGCAGCACGAAGCAGCCGGTGTTCTGCGTGCAGTACCACCCCGAGGCGGCGCCGGGCCCGCACGACGCGGACTACCTGTTCAATCAGTTTGTCGAAGAGATGGAGAAGCGGGTTGGATAAGCTGGGAATTTGGAAATTTGGGAATTTGGGAATTTGGAAATCTCGACCAGATTCGCCGATTTCCAGATTTCCAGATTTCCAGATTTCCAAATTTCCAAATTCCAGAGATGCCGAAGCGGACTGATCTCAAGCGCATTCTCGTCATCGGCTCGGGCCCGATCGTCATCGGCCAGGCGTGCGAGTTCGACTACTCCGGCACCCAGGCGTGCAAGGCGCTGAAGGCCGAGGGGCTC
Proteins encoded:
- the argH gene encoding argininosuccinate lyase; protein product: MRFSPEYVRIVLNENFEDAKAQFLDPLMAINYAHLVMLAEQGIVTRADAGAIRRSLDAIDVDAVRGISYDGSYEDLFFYVDRLVSRGCGDDASGRLHTARSRNDIDMTMYRMQQRRWILGVIESTLALRRALMPLAERYRDAVFAAHTHTQPAQPTTMAHYLQAVIEQLERDTVRLQAAYRSTNQNPLGACAITGTGFPIDRARTTELLGFDAPTVNTYGSIATVDYLLESVSATSVLLVGLGRVVQDLLLWCTMEFGYLRLADGFVQGSSIMPQKRNPVALEHARAIGSKAVGQAAGVIVAAHNTPFGDIVDTEDDLQPLVAQMFKDATRAISLVAAAMADAEFDVERLAARAGAHWITITELADTLVRDHQLPFKAAHGVAAQLIAGATAAPGASLADVLREASTAICGKEVIYTDAQLAEILSPTHFVAIRKTHGGPSPSETARALAVSKQALANDERWLTEARERLSTASGKLRSAAAAL
- the bshC gene encoding bacillithiol biosynthesis cysteine-adding enzyme BshC, which codes for MSAEPSSSAAAPSAGRIAATGVDVRRFPWIRRLAGDYAYDFTKVEDLYAGNPLDAAAWRQAVARAQQHPRDRARLVELLQAQQDHRSAPPASREAAARLADPQSVAVVTGQQAGVFGGPMYTLLKAITALQLARRTEREQNVPAIAVFWVEAEDHDWEEVRSCTVLDAEFQPRRVTLADLEGAGELPVAKLQLDARVEHAIAELGDVLQKTEFTDDVLDAIRHAWHPGRGLACAFATWIEHLLGPYGLVVFESADPAAKPLVADVFARELLAPGRSAALAAQAGDTLASRGHEPQVVPQPDSVSLFSLDPVRRSIRRHGEHLDIGEIRHSSAALANEAKSRPSAFSPNVLLRPVVQDTLFPTICYVAGPSELAYLGQLRGVYEQFGVPMPLMYPRATATLLDSGAARFLGKYGIPFEELRTPDESALNRLLEGQLPASVEQSLRDAAAAMQQAMARVIEALPALDATLAGAARTTLGRMEHELKSLHSKVIHAAKKRDETLRRQFQRAQAQAFPHGHPQERELGVVYFLNKYGPGLVEILLDELPIDMGQHWLVTL
- a CDS encoding PEGA domain-containing protein is translated as MLHSDDPPEEFDPLTREDPSAFSPPPAFGPFRVLHQIGIGALGPVFRTYEPSRDRLVAVKVFRLDIVPEQAQALADALGRATQASLFHPSIVEPVAAGMEGTLAYRADEYVAAESLDVAMRHYAPAPLDKALPFVTQLAGAIDFARAAGVGHGALHPRDIFVTPDEARATGFGVVEALERVGIRAPVRRPYAAPERIDGAAWSTPADIFSLAAIAFELLTGRRPSGTGDRIGALPEGAHSAALHAVLARAMDDDPSKRFATALGFVSALEAAGRGEGVPAAAPTAAKMAPPPVAVPAPEPPKPAAHAAPVAVPPSPPPPAPPPAAPPPQAEPTAGEFEIEKDLDPVQRALDDRAAAAAPLATSGASGTLFGGHDDRIDVRVRDEEPERGLHESHGEPIAEARFADEFVEEQTAQAESRRPLEAVHETVAPLPIAPQPPMFGAAGAEPEILREDAERSRLRILPVALGVVVGLLMGFGIGHFVGSRSRDAAIVAENTATAPVNPAASGGAATPRQPGQYSEQKVSPPASTAPQGSTAPPSTGALPASPPPVPSAAGGAAVARPAARPPATPAATRGRLVVSSTPNRAGVTLNGDWRGRTPLTLDSLPFGRYVIRVVLPGYEVSRHEVTLHARDAEQEVRARLERPAAPPAAARTPARPAPVPPAGGRAATRPANAFTGSLYVDSRPRGAAVFLDGRNVGQTPLSLPEVPIGAHVVRLELEGKRTWTASTRVVAGETARVTGSLEDRQ
- the carA gene encoding glutamine-hydrolyzing carbamoyl-phosphate synthase small subunit, whose product is MKATLALENGTWYQGDSAGAPGETGGEVVFNTSMTGYQEILTDPSYAGQIVAMTAPEIGNYGIADQDPESRGTQVAGFIVREESPVASNWRADGTLRDYLVRNDIVAVSDIDTRALTRVLRSAGVMRGIIATGDVDPRALVERAQTLPSMEGSDLVLGVTCARPFDWEPATSPADEFAPAPRRRARRNLRVAAYDYGMKWNILRRFTAYGCDVRVFPATAPASELLAAGPDGVFLSNGPGDPAVLSYAIANARKLIDADVPTFGICLGHQILSLAMGGETYKLKFGHRGANHPVKELETGKVEITSQNHGFAVDPDSLPPDVKVTHLNLYDGTVEGLRSTKQPVFCVQYHPEAAPGPHDADYLFNQFVEEMEKRVG